A genome region from Purpureocillium takamizusanense chromosome 8, complete sequence includes the following:
- a CDS encoding uncharacterized protein (EggNog:ENOG503NV75~COG:E), producing the protein MSPLDFYPASPKEALAKQYVGKSIRDVPTPAAVLDVSAARRNCNRMLQACEQLDLGWRAHVKTHKTVELTRLQVGDDAKRPANLVASTLAEAEFLVPLLQEYRSQGRRVNIMYGLPFPKNALSRFAAIAKALGEGGVSILLDDPAQLPIASQIKELSGVAPHAYIKVDMGGRRAGIPVDSAQFATVTEAALDAHSQGSIILSGMYSHAGHSYGGDSRAAAIKMMGAELSALLDGADRVRSKAAEKGTANPPSLTLSAGASPTALSVQNLVSGKHGDDDVTPELQTEVDSLNALLKTIRDRKHGVEIHAGVYPTLDLQQLAAHSIKATHLSWGDVAFTLLAEVHSIYPGRGADGTDEGLVGAGCIALGRETCKAYKGMAIPTPWGREGVELPTCDVEDYTGWMVGWVSQEHGILQWRSGSKTQVAEADKKLEVGQKLRLWPNHACITGSHFGWYFVVDEDKGDEIVDIWVRTRGW; encoded by the exons atgtcgccgctcGACTTCTATCCCGCCTCGCCcaaggaggcgctggccaagcaGTACGTGGGCAAGTCGATCCGCGATgtgcccacgcccgccgccgtcctcgacgtgTCAGCCGCGCGCCGAAACTGCAATCGCATGCTGCAGGCTtgcgagcagctcgacctGGGATGGCGCGCCCACGTCAAGACGCACAAG ACTGTCGAATTGACGCGCCTTCAagtcggcgatgatgccaaGCGCCCAGCCAACCTGGTAGCctcgacgctggccgaggccgagttcCTCGTTCCCCTCCTTCAGGAGTACCGGAGCCAGGGCCGGCGCGTGAAC ATCATGTATGGCCTGCCCTTCCCGAAAAACGCCCTCTCCCGCTTCgctgccatcgccaaggcccTCGGTGAGGGAGGCGTGTccatcctgctcgacgacccggctCAGCTGCCCATCGCGTCTCAGATAAAGGAGCTGTCCGGTGTGGCGCCACATGCCTACATCAAGGTCGACATGGgtgggcgccgggctggcaTCCCCGTCGACAGCGCGCAGTTTGCAACTGTGACAGAGGCTGCTCTCGACGCTCACAGCCAAGGAAGCATCATCCTCTCGGGCATGTATTCCCACGCCGGGCACTCGTACGGCGGGGACAGCCGCGCGGCAGCCATCAAGATGATGGGTGCTGAGCTCAGCGCTCTGCTGGACGGGGCGGATCGCGTGCGCAGCAAGGCTGCCGAGAAGGGCACTGCCAATCCTCCATCGTTGACTCTGTCGGCTGGAGCGTCGCCGACCGCCCTATCAGTGCAGAACTTAGTGTCTGGCaagcatggcgacgacgatgtcacCCCGGAGCTGCAGACCGAAGTCGACTCCCTGAATGCGCTGCTCAAGACGATCAGGGACAGgaagcacggcgtcgagatCCACGCTGGCGTGTACCCGACGCTCGACCTACAGCAGCTCGCGGCACACAGCATCAAAGCCACACACCTGTCCTGGGGCGACGTTGCCTTTaccctgctcgccgaggtgcACAGCATCTATCCCGGCCGCGGTGCCGACGGCacggacgagggcctcgtggGCGCGGGATGCATCGCCCTGGGCCGGGAGACGTGCAAAGCCTACAAGGGCATGGCTATCCCGACGCCTtggggccgcgagggcgtcgagctgccgaCATGTGATGTGGAGGACTACACGGGGTGGATGGTCGGCTGGGTATCTCAAGAGCACGGAATCCTCCAGTGGCGCTCTGGCAGTAAGACGCAGGTTGCGGAGGCTGACAAGAAGCTTGAGGTTGGACAGAAGCTGAGACTGTGGCCGAACCACGCATGCATCACGGGTAGCCACTTTGGTTGGTACTTTgtggtggacgaggacaagggGGATGAGATTGTGGACATTTGGGTCCGCACGAGGGGGTGGTAG
- a CDS encoding uncharacterized protein (EggNog:ENOG503NZ8N~COG:G~COG:M) → MDGRDKKIACIVGATGNQGGSVARRFLEAGFHVRALTRDTNSAAAIELTEQGAELVSADLGDVQTLKSAFSGANVIFSVTNYWEPFFRPDCRAAAEQQGVCCREYAGDVERLQGRNISDAAAATVASLDPNGFLVSTLSHAEKCSGGKFKDLYHFDAKADIFPTYVEETYPELAAKMSCIQTGFFYTSFNILPNSYFGRQADGSVEMAFPTLPNKAVPHLDPVGDLGNFTYAVYQMPAGKAYMAAGTIGTWPEFLETWSKVSGYPAKYKHITTDEMVAATPDRDCGIEVAAMFAYSSDPGYDGGMDLLTAEDIRKAGIACPMTSWQQWAARQDWQAIMERLGQ, encoded by the exons ATGGACGGCCGTGACAAGAAAATTGCGTGTATCGTGGGCGCCACCGGCAACCAAGGAGGCTCCGTTGCCCGGCGATTTCTCGAAGCCGGCTTCCACGTCAGGGCCCTCACGCGCGACAccaactcggcggcggccatcgaGCTCACCGAACAGGGTGCTGAGCTTGTCTCGGCCGATCTGGGCGATGTCCAGACGCTGAAGTCCGCGTTCTCGGGAGCCAATGTCATCTTCAGCGTCACCAACTACTGGGAGCCCTTCTTCCGTCCCGActgccgcgctgccgccgaacAGCAGGGCGTGTGCTGTCGCGAGTACGCCGGggacgtcgagcgcctgcaggGCAGAAACATTtcagatgccgccgccgcgacagtTGCGTCGCTCGATCCTAATGGGTTCCTGGTCTCGACCTTGAGCCACGCTGAAAAGTGCAGTGGTGGCAAGTTTAAGGACCTATATCACTTTGACGCAAAAGCAGACATCTTCCCGACATATGTCGAGGAGACATACCCCGAGCTTGCTGCCAAGATGTCCTGCATCCAAACTGGCTTCTTTTACACGAGCTTCAACATCTTGCCGAACTCGTACTTTGGTAGA CAAGCCGACGGTAGCGTAGAAATGGCATTCCCAACGTTACCAAACAAGGCCGTGCCGCATTTAGACCCAGTCGGTGACTTGGGCAACTTCACCTACGCCGTGTACCAGATGCCCGCGGGCAAAGCCTACATGGCGGCTGGGACGATCGGCACCTGGCCCGAGTTCCTGGAGACATGGAGCAAAGTCTCAGGGTACCCAGCGAAATACAAGCACATCACTACGGACGAGATGGTAGCCGCGACCCCAGACAGGGATTGCGGAATCGAAGTGGCAGCCATGTTTGCGTACTCGTCCGACCCGGGatacgacggcggcatggacCTGCTCACGGCCGAAGACATTCGCAAG gcTGGGATTGCGTGTCCGATGACGTCCTGGCAGCAATGGGCAGCCAGACAGGACTGGCAGGCCATCATGGAGCGTTTGGGGCAGTAA
- the HGT1_4 gene encoding high affinity glucose transporter, variant 3 (TransMembrane:11 (i7-26o46-66i78-102o108-125i137-159o179-198i281-304o316-337i344-363o393-412i432-451o)~EggNog:ENOG503NVJ9~COG:P), translating into MYRVTNVYFVCSIAALGGALFGFDISSMSGVLGTQAYKRFFGHPTSFTQGTITASMPAGSLVGALASSITADRLSRKAALQVSCVFWIVGSAVQCSAMGVAMLCVGRAIAGVCVGITSSIVPVYQSEVAPKEIRGRVVSLQQWAITWGILIQFFIQYGVAEGVSGGPRDPGQSTAAFRIPWAVQMVPAVALFAGLCFCPQSPRWLASRDRWHEALLVLGALHEGTYGRTPGGGGDGGGRMAIHDPRVRAQYREIEDALRFEREQADGSFAALIRGRMVRRVVLGMSIQAWSQLCGMNIMMYYIVYVMEGAEIGSPLLTASIQYVINVVLTLPAILFLDKWGRRPSLVIGSFLMMTYLFISGALQHHYGRPNTMATATPGNMDISWVVVGNRGASWAIVVSSYLFVATFATTWGPTSWTYPAEIFPSRIRARAVSVCTATNWLFNTVLAFAVPPLCE; encoded by the exons ATGTATAGAGTCACAAACGTGTACTTTGTCTGCTCTATCGCCGCGCTAG GGGGAGCCCTCTTCGGGTTCGACATTTCGTCCATGTCAGGCGTGCTGGGCACGCAGGCGTACAAGCGCTTCTTCGGACACCCGACGTCCTTCACGCAGGGGACCAtcacggcgtcgatgccggcgggGTCTCTGGTCGgggcgctggcgtcgtcgattACGGCCGACCGGCtgtcgaggaaggcggcgctgcaggtgAGCTGCGTGTTCTGGATCGTGGGCAGCGCGGTGCAGTGCTCGGCGATGGGGGTGGCGATGCTGTGCGTGGGGAGGGCGATTGCGGGGGTGTGCGTCGGGATCACGAGCTCGATTGTGCCCGTGTATCAGTCTGAAGTTGCGCCGAAAGAGATACGAGGCCGGGTGGTGAG CCTCCAGCAGTGGGCCATCACCTGGGGCATCCTGATACAGTTCTTTATCCAGTacggcgtcgcggagggCGTGTCGGGCGGGCCGCGCGACCCGGGGcagtcgacggcggcgttccGCATACCCTGGGCGGTGCAGATGgtgccggccgtggcgctctTCGCGGGCCTCTGCTTTTGCCCGcagtcgccgcgctggctggcgtcgcGGGACCGCTGGCACGAGGCGCTCTTGGTGCTGGGCGCGCTGCACGAGGGCACCTACGGGCGGAcccctggcggcggaggtgacggcggcgggcgcatgGCGATCCACGACCCGCGAGTGAGGGCGCAGTACCGGGAGatcgaggacgcgctgcgcttcgagcgcgagcaggcGGACGGGAGCTTCGCAGCGCTGATCAGGGGCCGGATGGTGCGGCGGGTGGTCCTGGGCATGAGCATCCAGGCGTGGAGCCAGCTGTGCGGGATGAACATTATGATGT ATTATATCGTGTACGTGATGGAGGGCGCCGAGATTGGATCCCCTCTCCTGACCGCGTCGATTCAGTACGTCATCAACGTCGTGCTGACACTGCCGGCGATTTTGTTTCTCGACAAATGGGGTCGACGGCCGTCGCTCGTCATCGGCTCCTTTCTCATGATGACCTACCTATTTATATCGG GCGCACTACAGCACCACTACGGGCGTCCCAATACAATGGCAACGGCCACGCCGGGCAACATGGACATCAGCTGGGTGGTCGTGGGCAACCGCGGGGCGTCGTGGGCCATTGTCGTGAGCTCGTACCTGTTCGTGGCGACGTTTGCGACGACCTGGGGGCCTACGTCGTGGACGTACCCGGCGGAGATATTCCCGTCGCGGATCCGCGCCAGGGCCGTGAGCGTGTGCACGGCGACAAACTGGCTGTTCAACACGGTGCTCGCGTttgcggtgccgccgctgtgTGAGTGA
- the HGT1_4 gene encoding high affinity glucose transporter, variant 2 (EggNog:ENOG503NVJ9~TransMembrane:11 (i7-26o46-66i78-102o108-125i137-159o179-198i281-304o316-337i344-363o393-412i432-456o)~COG:P): protein MYRVTNVYFVCSIAALGGALFGFDISSMSGVLGTQAYKRFFGHPTSFTQGTITASMPAGSLVGALASSITADRLSRKAALQVSCVFWIVGSAVQCSAMGVAMLCVGRAIAGVCVGITSSIVPVYQSEVAPKEIRGRVVSLQQWAITWGILIQFFIQYGVAEGVSGGPRDPGQSTAAFRIPWAVQMVPAVALFAGLCFCPQSPRWLASRDRWHEALLVLGALHEGTYGRTPGGGGDGGGRMAIHDPRVRAQYREIEDALRFEREQADGSFAALIRGRMVRRVVLGMSIQAWSQLCGMNIMMYYIVYVMEGAEIGSPLLTASIQYVINVVLTLPAILFLDKWGRRPSLVIGSFLMMTYLFISGALQHHYGRPNTMATATPGNMDISWVVVGNRGASWAIVVSSYLFVATFATTWGPTSWTYPAEIFPSRIRARAVSVCTATNWLFNTVLAFAVPPLLWHVK from the exons ATGTATAGAGTCACAAACGTGTACTTTGTCTGCTCTATCGCCGCGCTAG GGGGAGCCCTCTTCGGGTTCGACATTTCGTCCATGTCAGGCGTGCTGGGCACGCAGGCGTACAAGCGCTTCTTCGGACACCCGACGTCCTTCACGCAGGGGACCAtcacggcgtcgatgccggcgggGTCTCTGGTCGgggcgctggcgtcgtcgattACGGCCGACCGGCtgtcgaggaaggcggcgctgcaggtgAGCTGCGTGTTCTGGATCGTGGGCAGCGCGGTGCAGTGCTCGGCGATGGGGGTGGCGATGCTGTGCGTGGGGAGGGCGATTGCGGGGGTGTGCGTCGGGATCACGAGCTCGATTGTGCCCGTGTATCAGTCTGAAGTTGCGCCGAAAGAGATACGAGGCCGGGTGGTGAG CCTCCAGCAGTGGGCCATCACCTGGGGCATCCTGATACAGTTCTTTATCCAGTacggcgtcgcggagggCGTGTCGGGCGGGCCGCGCGACCCGGGGcagtcgacggcggcgttccGCATACCCTGGGCGGTGCAGATGgtgccggccgtggcgctctTCGCGGGCCTCTGCTTTTGCCCGcagtcgccgcgctggctggcgtcgcGGGACCGCTGGCACGAGGCGCTCTTGGTGCTGGGCGCGCTGCACGAGGGCACCTACGGGCGGAcccctggcggcggaggtgacggcggcgggcgcatgGCGATCCACGACCCGCGAGTGAGGGCGCAGTACCGGGAGatcgaggacgcgctgcgcttcgagcgcgagcaggcGGACGGGAGCTTCGCAGCGCTGATCAGGGGCCGGATGGTGCGGCGGGTGGTCCTGGGCATGAGCATCCAGGCGTGGAGCCAGCTGTGCGGGATGAACATTATGATGT ATTATATCGTGTACGTGATGGAGGGCGCCGAGATTGGATCCCCTCTCCTGACCGCGTCGATTCAGTACGTCATCAACGTCGTGCTGACACTGCCGGCGATTTTGTTTCTCGACAAATGGGGTCGACGGCCGTCGCTCGTCATCGGCTCCTTTCTCATGATGACCTACCTATTTATATCGG GCGCACTACAGCACCACTACGGGCGTCCCAATACAATGGCAACGGCCACGCCGGGCAACATGGACATCAGCTGGGTGGTCGTGGGCAACCGCGGGGCGTCGTGGGCCATTGTCGTGAGCTCGTACCTGTTCGTGGCGACGTTTGCGACGACCTGGGGGCCTACGTCGTGGACGTACCCGGCGGAGATATTCCCGTCGCGGATCCGCGCCAGGGCCGTGAGCGTGTGCACGGCGACAAACTGGCTGTTCAACACGGTGCTCGCGTttgcggtgccgccgctgt TGTGGCACGTCAAGTGA
- a CDS encoding Polynucleotide adenylyltransferase (EggNog:ENOG503NZSW~COG:L), translating into MSRNDAPGWRDDRGGGGGGDSYRPGQNQSSYDNRWRPGDSRQHRNEGYDSYRGRESHRAPPHTDMYRPQVPQSDFTFRAPQPSNSEPIRFTAINGPRASGPRDRRGGGRRGDRRGGSSRGSGRPAWRPPHPAERKLVSGTAIEGPGERVNDPDAAAKFRNLDELSDDDEIAMDISDQEPESEDENPKKRIRTDKTSESDNSVPKWSNPDPYTALPCPDESTRKKRDMVKLIRKARVEETKPNTESPPEAENFIPIGMSSDEDEGEDEKIAPIVDLQLPARPPTGPRADRLDSASARATTGGAALHNGNPVQPNIAGATQDHSGPLGSRKRTADDTIKPPDYGQLKKGNMRPSKGLLVPNWQPKKNEEPCPWAVMDHSGEKNIGIQLHKEIIDFYEYVRPRDFEQRIRTRLVENLQRAMRRDGRNFASAEVRPFGSFMSGLYLPTADMDLVVCSASFMRGGPPTYLSAKSWLYKFQKFLVVQDVADGDSIEVIAHARIPLVKFVDKATGLKVDVSFENLGGVRAVDTFLKWKEDYPAMPILVTVVKHFLLMRGLNEPVNGGIGGFTVICLVVSMLQMNPEVQSRTIKPEHHLGDFLLDFLDLYGRHFEHEANAISLTSPIGYINKNKVKSLTYRNRDRLSIIDPNNSSNDISGGSSNTPAILARFHDAYLTLTDRMNELQRHPGSTKGGILDVILRGDYSSFRMQRAYLKLVHEKTIGPCSDQD; encoded by the exons ATGTCTCGCAACGATGCGCCAGGATGGCGcgacgaccgcggcggcggcggcggcggcgactcctACCGCCCGGGGCAGAACCAGTCCTCCTACGACAACAGGTGGCGGCCCGGCGACAGCCGTCAGCACCGTAACGAGGGCTACGACTCCTACCGCGGCCGCGAGTCACATCGCGCACCACCCCACACCGACATGTACCGACCTCAGGTTCCGCAGAGCGACTTCACCTTCCGAGCACCCCAGCCGTCGAATTCTGAACCTATTCGCTTCACGGCAATCAACGGTCCTCGTGCGAGCGGACCACGCGACagaagaggcggcggtagACGCGGCGACCGCCGTGGAGGATCGTCGCGCGGGTCTGGCCGTCCGGCTTGGAGGCCGCCGCACCCTGCCGAACGCAAACTGGTCTCGGGCACGGCTATTGAGGGTCCTGGCGAGCGCGTAAATGACCCAGATGCCGCGGCCAAGTTCCGAAACTTGGATGAACTTTCAGATGACGACGAAATTGCCATGGACATTTCTGATCAAGAGCCCGAGTCTGAAGACGAGAACCCAAAGAAACGAATCCGGACGGACAAGACGAGCGAATCGGACAACTCCGTCCCCAAGTGGTCCAATCCCGATCCCTACACTGCGCTACCCTGTCCAGACGAATCTACGCGCAAGAAGAGGGACATGGTGAAGCTCATTCGCAAGGCCCGCGTGGAGGAGACTAAGCCCAACACCGAGTCGCCTCCCGAAGCCGAGAACTTCATCCCCATCGGCATGAGCagcgatgaggatgagggcgaggacgagaaaATCGCGCCAATTGTTGATCTCCAGCTGCCTGCGCGACCGCCCACGGGCCCCCGTGCCGACCGCTTGGACAGCGCTTCGGCAAGAGCAACCACTGGCGGGGCAGCGTTGCACAACGGCAACCCTGTTCAGCCCAACATCGCCGGCGCTACGCAGGATCACTCGGGCCCTCTTGGCTCACGCAAGCGCACCGCTGACGACACCATCAAACCGCCCGATTACGGCCAGCTGAAGAAGGGCAATATGCGCCCGTCCAAGGGCCTGCTGGTGCCGAACTGGCAGCCCAAAAAGAATGAAGAACCATGCCCGTGGGCCGTGATGGATCATTCTGGTGAAAAGAACATTGGCATTCA GTTGCACAAGGAGATTATTGATTTCTACGAATACGTGCGTCCTCGAGACTTCGAACAGCGCATTCGCACCAGGCTTGTTGAAAATCTCCAGCGAGCCATGAGACGCGACGGCCGCAACTTTGCTTCGGCTGAGGTGCGCCCATTCGGATCCTTCATGTCCGGCCTGTACCTTCCGACGGCGGACatggacctcgtcgtctgtTCTGCAAGCTTTATGAGGGGTGGTCCGCCTACGTACCTCAGCGCCAAGAGCTGGCTGTATAAGTTCCAGAAATTTCTCGTTGTCCAAGACGTGGCGGACGGAGACTCTATTGAAGTCATTGCCCACGCGCGCATCCCGCTGGTCAAGTTTGTGGACAAGGCCACGGGCCTCAAAGTGGACGTGTCCTTTGAGAACTTGGGCGGCGTGCGAGCTGTCGACACCTTCCTCAAGTGGAAAGAAGACTACCCCGCGATGCCGATTCTTGTTACTGTTGTGAAGCATTTCTTGCTCATGCGTGGTCTCAACGAGCCCGTCAATGGCGGCATCGGTGGCTTCACGGTCATATGCCTGGTTGTGAGCATGTTGCAGATGAATCCCGAGGTGCAGAGTCGCACCATCAAACCGGAGCATCACCTCGGCGACTTCCTGTTGGACTTTTTGGACCTCTACGGCCGCCACTTTGAGCACGAGGCGAATGCCATCTCTCTGACGAGCCCAATCGGATACATCAACAAG AACAAGGTCAAATCGCTAACCTACCGGAACCGTGACCGCCTCTCCATTATTGATCCCAACAATTCTTCCAACGATATCTCGGGTGGCTCATCCAACACCCCGGCGATACTGGCACGCTTCCATGATGCCTACTTGACCCTCACGGATCGCATGAATGAGCTGCAACGCCACCCGGGGTCGACCAAGGGTGGCATCCTTGACGTCATTCTGAGAGGAGACTACTCCTCGTTTCGAATGCAGCGAGCATACCTGAAGCTCGTGCACGAAAAGACCATTGGACCCTGTTCCGACCAGGACTGA
- a CDS encoding 4-hydroxy-2-oxoglutarate aldolase (COG:H~EggNog:ENOG503P0E7), which produces MSPVATSPRQNGNGTVSSSSSPVRPLHRGIYVPTVAFFDPDTDELDLKATARHATRLAGSGIAGLAVQGSNGEAVHLLPHERSLVTKTTRAALDAAGHTDMPLLVGCGAQSTVETVALCRQAAADGGDYALVLPPSYYAGLFAADGATVLDYFTGVADASPIPIVVYNYPGATPGIDVNSDVLIELSRHANIAGCKFTCGNTGKLGRVAAAVRRRHQQHPHQQHRRRETAATADDDDEERDGEGESGFLCFAGSADFTVASYAAGAAGVIGGLGNVAPRSCVRLFELCEQEAAAPRAGAGSEERARTTTTTTTKDEVNAVQEVLARGDWVCIQTGVLGVKEALRAFYGYGGWARRPLPRPNEAARDKIVEGLRELVDMEKGLEAKKAAA; this is translated from the coding sequence ATGTCTCCCGTTGCTACCAGCCCGCGCCAAAACGGGAACGGcacggtgtcgtcgtcgtcgtcgcccgtccgcccgctgCACCGCGGCATCTACGTGCCCACGGTAGCCTTCTTCGACCCGGAcacggacgagctggacctcAAGGCCACGGCGCGACACGCGAcccggctggccggctcgggcatcgcgggcctcgcggtGCAGGGCTCCAacggcgaggcggtgcaCCTCCTGCCGCACGAGCGCTCCCTCGTCACCaagacgacgcgggcggcgctcgacgccgcgggccacACCGACATGCCCCTACTTgtgggctgcggcgcgcaGTCGACTGTGGAGACGGTCGCGCTGTGCCggcaggcggccgccgacgggggcgACTACGCGCTCGTCCTGCCGCCGAGCTACTACGCCGGCCTGTTCGCGGCGGACGGAGCGACCGTCCTCGACTACTTCACGGGCGTGGCCGACGCGTCGCCCATCCCCATCGTCGTGTACAACTACCCCGGCGCGACGCccggcatcgacgtcaaCTCGGACGTGCTCATCGAACTCAGCCGCCACGCCAACATTGCGGGCTGCAAGTTCACCTGCGGCAACACGGGCAAGctgggccgcgtcgccgcggcggtacGGAggcgccaccagcagcacccgcaccagcagcaccgtcggcgtgaaacagccgccaccgctgacgacgatgacgaggagagggacggcgagggggagagcGGCTTCCTCTGCTTCGCTGGGTCTGCCGACTTCACCGTCGCCTCGtacgcggcgggcgcggcgggcgtcatcggcggTCTGGGCAACGTGGCGCCGCGGAGCTGCGTGCGGCTGTTTGAGCTGTGCGAGCAGGAGGCTGCCGCCcctcgagctggagctggcaGCGAAGAgcgcgcgaggacgacgacgacgacgacgacaaaggatGAGGTGAACGCGGTGCAGGAGgtgctggcgcgcggcgactgGGTGTGCATCCAGACGGGCGTCTTGGGCGTcaaggaggcgctgcgggcgtTTTACGGCTAcggcgggtgggcgaggaggccgctgccgaggccgaacgaggcggcgagggacaAGATTGTCGAGGGGCTGCGCGAGCTGGTGGACATGGAGAAGGGGCTtgaggccaagaaggcggcaGCGTGA
- the HGT1_4 gene encoding high affinity glucose transporter (COG:P~EggNog:ENOG503NVJ9~TransMembrane:12 (i7-26o46-66i78-102o108-125i137-159o179-198i281-304o316-337i344-363o393-412i432-451o463-481i)) — protein MYRVTNVYFVCSIAALGGALFGFDISSMSGVLGTQAYKRFFGHPTSFTQGTITASMPAGSLVGALASSITADRLSRKAALQVSCVFWIVGSAVQCSAMGVAMLCVGRAIAGVCVGITSSIVPVYQSEVAPKEIRGRVVSLQQWAITWGILIQFFIQYGVAEGVSGGPRDPGQSTAAFRIPWAVQMVPAVALFAGLCFCPQSPRWLASRDRWHEALLVLGALHEGTYGRTPGGGGDGGGRMAIHDPRVRAQYREIEDALRFEREQADGSFAALIRGRMVRRVVLGMSIQAWSQLCGMNIMMYYIVYVMEGAEIGSPLLTASIQYVINVVLTLPAILFLDKWGRRPSLVIGSFLMMTYLFISGALQHHYGRPNTMATATPGNMDISWVVVGNRGASWAIVVSSYLFVATFATTWGPTSWTYPAEIFPSRIRARAVSVCTATNWLFNTVLAFAVPPLLWHVNYKTYYIFGSFNAAAFLHMLLMAHETKGYTLEEMDDVFDRGGHAWERKKAPASRLEAMQTLMEEAPNVQPPGRRNTREKSGLPCTALEEEVAHA, from the exons ATGTATAGAGTCACAAACGTGTACTTTGTCTGCTCTATCGCCGCGCTAG GGGGAGCCCTCTTCGGGTTCGACATTTCGTCCATGTCAGGCGTGCTGGGCACGCAGGCGTACAAGCGCTTCTTCGGACACCCGACGTCCTTCACGCAGGGGACCAtcacggcgtcgatgccggcgggGTCTCTGGTCGgggcgctggcgtcgtcgattACGGCCGACCGGCtgtcgaggaaggcggcgctgcaggtgAGCTGCGTGTTCTGGATCGTGGGCAGCGCGGTGCAGTGCTCGGCGATGGGGGTGGCGATGCTGTGCGTGGGGAGGGCGATTGCGGGGGTGTGCGTCGGGATCACGAGCTCGATTGTGCCCGTGTATCAGTCTGAAGTTGCGCCGAAAGAGATACGAGGCCGGGTGGTGAG CCTCCAGCAGTGGGCCATCACCTGGGGCATCCTGATACAGTTCTTTATCCAGTacggcgtcgcggagggCGTGTCGGGCGGGCCGCGCGACCCGGGGcagtcgacggcggcgttccGCATACCCTGGGCGGTGCAGATGgtgccggccgtggcgctctTCGCGGGCCTCTGCTTTTGCCCGcagtcgccgcgctggctggcgtcgcGGGACCGCTGGCACGAGGCGCTCTTGGTGCTGGGCGCGCTGCACGAGGGCACCTACGGGCGGAcccctggcggcggaggtgacggcggcgggcgcatgGCGATCCACGACCCGCGAGTGAGGGCGCAGTACCGGGAGatcgaggacgcgctgcgcttcgagcgcgagcaggcGGACGGGAGCTTCGCAGCGCTGATCAGGGGCCGGATGGTGCGGCGGGTGGTCCTGGGCATGAGCATCCAGGCGTGGAGCCAGCTGTGCGGGATGAACATTATGATGT ATTATATCGTGTACGTGATGGAGGGCGCCGAGATTGGATCCCCTCTCCTGACCGCGTCGATTCAGTACGTCATCAACGTCGTGCTGACACTGCCGGCGATTTTGTTTCTCGACAAATGGGGTCGACGGCCGTCGCTCGTCATCGGCTCCTTTCTCATGATGACCTACCTATTTATATCGG GCGCACTACAGCACCACTACGGGCGTCCCAATACAATGGCAACGGCCACGCCGGGCAACATGGACATCAGCTGGGTGGTCGTGGGCAACCGCGGGGCGTCGTGGGCCATTGTCGTGAGCTCGTACCTGTTCGTGGCGACGTTTGCGACGACCTGGGGGCCTACGTCGTGGACGTACCCGGCGGAGATATTCCCGTCGCGGATCCGCGCCAGGGCCGTGAGCGTGTGCACGGCGACAAACTGGCTGTTCAACACGGTGCTCGCGTttgcggtgccgccgctgt TGTGGCACGTCAA CTACAAGACATATTACATATTCGGCTCCT TCAACGCAGCCGCCTTCTTGCACATGCTCCTCATGGCGCACGAGACCAAGGGGTacacgctcgaggagatggacgacgtGTTCGACCGGGGAGGACACGCGtgggagaggaagaaggcgccCGCGAGCCGGCTGGAGGCCATGCAGACGCTCATGGAGGAGGCCCCGAACGTGCAGCCCCCGGGGAGGCGCAACACCCGCGAAAAGTCGGGCCTACCCTGcacggcgctcgaggaggaggtggcaCACGCGTGA